In a single window of the Arthrobacter zhangbolii genome:
- a CDS encoding acetyl-CoA hydrolase/transferase family protein yields the protein MHRRIAHPGLQNLVMSAEQAAAMIRPGMTVAMSGFTGAGYPKAVPGALAAQMEAAHARGEDFQIKVLTGASTAPELDGVLAKAGGMELRLPYQSDPTLRKRINDGELEYIDIHLGHVAQYTWFGFYGHVDLAVIEVVGINEDGSLIPSSSVGNNKTWIEQADKIILEVNLQQPEAMDGMHDVYYGTALPPHRKPIMLVNPDDRIGEPYLRLDPEKVIAVVETDAPDRMTPFAAPDETSQQIAGHLLDFFDSEIKAGRLTDKLLPLQSGVGNIANAVLAGLSTAGYTGLTAYTEVIQDGMLHLIRDGVIRVASATSFSLSPAGIEEFNSNIDFYRERIILRTQEISNHPELIRRLGCIAMNGMIEADIYGNVNSTHVAGTAMMNGIGGSGDFARNGFLSAFMSPSTAKGGKISGIVPMAAHVDHTEHDTMLIITERGLADLRGLSPKQRARTIIEKCAHPDFQPLLQDYFDRASRESFGKHTPHLLDESLSFHHRFVETGTSLPATAGL from the coding sequence CATGAGCGGCTTCACCGGGGCGGGGTATCCCAAGGCCGTGCCGGGGGCGCTCGCAGCCCAGATGGAAGCGGCGCATGCCAGGGGCGAAGACTTTCAGATCAAGGTGCTGACCGGGGCCTCCACTGCGCCGGAACTGGACGGTGTCCTGGCCAAGGCCGGCGGCATGGAGCTGCGCCTGCCCTACCAGTCCGATCCCACGCTGCGGAAGCGGATCAACGACGGCGAACTCGAGTACATCGACATCCACCTCGGCCACGTGGCCCAGTACACCTGGTTCGGGTTCTACGGGCACGTGGACCTGGCCGTCATCGAGGTGGTGGGCATCAATGAGGACGGCAGCCTCATCCCCTCCTCCTCGGTGGGAAACAACAAAACCTGGATTGAGCAGGCGGACAAGATCATCCTCGAGGTCAATCTCCAGCAGCCCGAGGCCATGGACGGCATGCACGACGTCTACTACGGCACGGCACTGCCGCCGCACCGCAAGCCCATCATGCTGGTGAACCCGGATGACCGGATCGGCGAGCCGTACCTGCGCCTGGACCCGGAGAAGGTCATTGCCGTGGTGGAAACCGACGCCCCGGACCGGATGACGCCCTTTGCCGCCCCGGATGAAACCTCCCAGCAGATTGCCGGGCACCTGCTGGACTTCTTCGACAGCGAGATCAAGGCCGGACGGCTGACGGATAAGCTGCTGCCCCTGCAGTCCGGGGTAGGCAACATTGCCAACGCCGTGCTCGCCGGGCTTTCCACAGCGGGTTACACCGGACTGACGGCGTACACCGAGGTGATCCAGGACGGCATGCTGCACCTGATCCGCGACGGCGTCATCCGCGTGGCGTCAGCAACGTCCTTCTCGCTGAGCCCGGCCGGAATCGAGGAGTTCAACTCCAACATCGACTTCTACCGCGAACGGATCATCCTGCGCACCCAGGAGATTTCCAACCATCCCGAGCTGATCCGCCGGCTGGGCTGCATTGCCATGAACGGGATGATCGAAGCGGACATCTACGGCAACGTGAACTCCACCCACGTGGCCGGCACTGCCATGATGAACGGCATCGGCGGGTCCGGGGACTTTGCCCGCAACGGCTTCCTCTCCGCCTTTATGTCCCCTAGCACCGCGAAGGGCGGAAAGATTTCCGGCATTGTGCCCATGGCGGCACACGTGGACCACACCGAGCACGACACGATGCTCATCATCACCGAGCGCGGGCTCGCGGATCTGCGCGGACTTTCACCCAAGCAGCGTGCCCGCACGATCATTGAAAAGTGCGCCCACCCGGACTTCCAGCCCCTGCTGCAGGACTACTTCGACCGCGCCAGCCGGGAGAGCTTCGGCAAGCACACTCCGCACCTGCTCGATGAATCCCTGTCCTTCCATCACCGTTTTGTGGAAACCGGCACGAGCCTGCCGGCAACGGCAGGCCTCTAG
- a CDS encoding RNA-binding S4 domain-containing protein: MSIPASTSKTVRLDAWLWAIRAYKTRSAATAACRAGHVRLNGSPAKAAHSVQPGDTIRVRQPGFERILEVRQLISKRVGAEAASHCFVDHTPPRPAVPALGIPVRDRGAGRPTKRDRRELDRLRGGS, from the coding sequence ATGAGCATTCCAGCAAGCACTTCCAAGACCGTACGGCTCGACGCCTGGCTGTGGGCGATACGCGCCTACAAAACCCGTTCCGCTGCCACCGCAGCCTGCCGCGCCGGCCACGTCCGGCTGAACGGCAGCCCGGCCAAGGCGGCGCATTCCGTGCAGCCCGGGGACACCATCAGGGTGCGCCAGCCCGGCTTTGAACGGATCCTGGAAGTCCGCCAGCTGATCAGCAAGCGTGTGGGGGCCGAGGCGGCGTCGCACTGTTTTGTGGACCATACCCCGCCGCGCCCCGCCGTTCCTGCGCTCGGAATTCCGGTCCGGGACCGCGGTGCCGGCCGTCCCACCAAGCGGGACCGCCGCGAACTGGACCGGCTGCGCGGCGGGAGCTGA
- a CDS encoding HNH endonuclease has product MRSVLLVWDTGRPDAWASGYGPAVAAVAATGESSWRCPPAQNLQAPAAPGDEVWLFAAGSTAGGGLLGHGFVPGEADATGGPAAGSAGAGQIRFDLLLPLGEHLPVADLRTAVPEVGWGALRTGGTVPPAGLPPLRRAWSVHLASLDLAHTDPLAPLPGTTDPRVRSARPVNRYEHDAAARRVCLAFHGGSCAACGIVPRERYGPGAEHVLQIHHLLPGADLSDGYELDPVSDLVPLCPTCHAVAHTRVPVPYTPAEVRRMLAGGQDTGGFAPPAAGPVPGSVVNAHQQQSLEDAAKLRGLR; this is encoded by the coding sequence GTGCGTTCGGTCCTGCTGGTCTGGGATACCGGCAGGCCGGATGCCTGGGCGAGCGGCTACGGGCCGGCTGTCGCCGCCGTGGCTGCCACCGGAGAATCCTCCTGGCGTTGCCCTCCGGCGCAGAACCTGCAGGCACCGGCAGCTCCGGGTGACGAGGTGTGGCTGTTTGCCGCCGGAAGCACTGCCGGCGGCGGGCTGCTGGGGCATGGATTCGTCCCGGGCGAGGCAGACGCGACGGGAGGCCCGGCAGCAGGCAGTGCCGGGGCAGGGCAGATCCGCTTTGACCTCCTGCTGCCGCTGGGGGAACACCTGCCGGTCGCTGATCTCCGGACCGCCGTACCCGAAGTCGGCTGGGGCGCGCTGAGGACCGGTGGAACCGTTCCGCCTGCGGGCCTTCCGCCGCTGCGGCGGGCATGGTCGGTACATCTGGCATCACTGGACCTCGCCCACACGGATCCGCTCGCTCCCCTGCCCGGCACCACGGACCCGCGGGTCCGCTCTGCCCGGCCGGTGAACCGCTATGAGCATGACGCCGCCGCGCGCCGGGTGTGCCTGGCCTTTCACGGCGGCTCCTGCGCCGCCTGCGGAATCGTGCCGCGGGAGCGTTACGGCCCGGGCGCGGAACACGTGCTGCAGATCCACCATCTTCTCCCCGGAGCAGATCTGTCCGACGGGTATGAGCTGGACCCGGTGTCTGATCTGGTGCCGCTCTGCCCCACCTGCCATGCCGTGGCGCATACCCGGGTTCCCGTCCCCTACACACCCGCCGAAGTGCGCCGCATGCTGGCCGGCGGGCAGGACACGGGCGGTTTTGCCCCGCCCGCAGCGGGTCCGGTGCCGGGAAGCGTGGTGAACGCGCATCAGCAGCAGTCCCTGGAGGACGCCGCCAAGCTGCGCGGACTTCGTTAG
- a CDS encoding DUF1540 domain-containing protein — protein MTDHVAHVQDCAVSNCDFNHDGCTAYAITVGGTRDHASCSTFIDTSATGGLPKVLAQVGACQRNECAFNNHLMCDAHDVRVGPGAEMADCLTYQPR, from the coding sequence ATGACCGATCATGTTGCCCATGTGCAGGACTGCGCCGTTTCGAACTGCGACTTCAACCACGACGGGTGCACCGCCTACGCGATCACCGTGGGCGGGACACGTGACCATGCCAGTTGCTCCACCTTTATCGATACCTCGGCAACCGGCGGGCTGCCAAAGGTCCTGGCCCAGGTGGGCGCCTGCCAGCGCAATGAGTGCGCGTTCAACAATCACCTGATGTGTGATGCACATGACGTACGGGTGGGGCCGGGCGCGGAAATGGCCGACTGCCTGACCTACCAGCCGCGCTAA
- the zapE gene encoding cell division protein ZapE, which yields MTATQAAQVAHSIRSRAEAEGLVLDDAQLAVLPALSAAAAAALSLDPAPGSASLYLWGPPGRGKTWLLDALYDGVDVPEKRRLHFHDFFRELHERVFQGYGAPGYRKDSAFAAALEQMLGSVRLLCFDEFHVNDPADAAFITRMLRTVLDRGIVLAATSNYAPQELLPDPMFHHLFEPGIAMITDQLQVLALDGNVDYRDRPRDGAKAGFAAGHHLRQANPESLAWAGLVPPAHGESVTLTPGSRALRALRAASGQLWFDFEDLCHAQSATSDYLQLSRTYPHWVISSVPSTAGSNPYGWQRFGNVVDVLYDGGCRLDVIGLPDYSGVFPGTAHPTDLARIRSRFGMLQRKPTDAD from the coding sequence ATGACCGCAACGCAGGCCGCACAGGTGGCCCACAGCATCCGCAGCAGAGCCGAAGCGGAGGGTCTGGTCCTGGATGATGCCCAGCTGGCGGTATTGCCGGCGCTATCCGCAGCCGCTGCCGCAGCTCTCTCCCTGGACCCGGCACCGGGTTCTGCATCGCTGTACCTGTGGGGTCCTCCCGGACGGGGTAAAACCTGGCTGCTGGACGCCCTGTATGACGGTGTTGATGTTCCGGAGAAGCGGCGCCTGCATTTCCATGATTTCTTTCGTGAACTCCATGAGCGGGTTTTCCAGGGTTACGGTGCTCCCGGCTACCGGAAGGACTCGGCCTTTGCAGCAGCCCTGGAGCAGATGCTGGGGTCGGTGCGGCTGCTGTGTTTTGATGAATTCCACGTCAACGACCCGGCGGATGCCGCATTCATCACCCGGATGCTGCGTACCGTCCTGGACCGCGGGATAGTCCTGGCAGCTACCTCAAACTACGCTCCCCAGGAGTTATTGCCGGATCCGATGTTCCACCATCTGTTTGAACCGGGCATCGCCATGATCACCGATCAGCTGCAGGTCCTGGCATTGGACGGGAACGTGGATTACCGCGACAGGCCGCGGGACGGGGCCAAGGCCGGGTTCGCCGCCGGGCACCACCTGCGCCAAGCTAACCCGGAGTCCCTCGCCTGGGCAGGACTGGTGCCGCCCGCCCACGGAGAGTCGGTGACGCTCACCCCCGGCAGCCGGGCGCTGCGGGCCCTGCGCGCTGCGTCCGGGCAGCTGTGGTTCGACTTCGAGGATCTCTGCCACGCACAGTCGGCCACCTCTGACTATCTGCAGCTCTCGCGGACCTACCCGCACTGGGTGATTTCCTCCGTGCCATCCACCGCGGGCTCGAACCCGTACGGCTGGCAGCGGTTCGGGAACGTAGTGGACGTGCTTTACGACGGCGGCTGCCGGTTGGACGTTATCGGGCTGCCGGATTATTCCGGCGTCTTTCCCGGAACGGCGCACCCCACTGACCTGGCCAGGATCAGAAGCAGGTTCGGGATGCTGCAGCGGAAGCCCACCGACGCGGACTAG
- a CDS encoding DoxX family protein: MLSLVLWLVQLVLALLFAGVGFMKITQRHKRLAENLRWPEDFPPATVKLIGILEVLAAVGLVVPEATGTLPLLTPLAASGLTVLMALAIFVHMRRGERNRIALAAILMVLSLLVALGRFGVFG; encoded by the coding sequence ATGCTGTCTCTGGTCCTATGGCTCGTCCAGCTGGTCCTGGCGTTACTTTTTGCCGGCGTCGGTTTTATGAAGATTACCCAGCGCCATAAACGGCTGGCCGAGAACCTGCGCTGGCCGGAGGATTTCCCGCCGGCCACCGTAAAACTCATCGGCATATTGGAAGTACTGGCTGCCGTGGGGCTGGTTGTCCCCGAGGCAACCGGGACCCTTCCCCTACTAACGCCATTGGCCGCTTCAGGGCTGACCGTGCTGATGGCGCTGGCCATCTTTGTCCATATGCGCCGCGGGGAACGGAACCGCATAGCGCTGGCGGCAATCCTCATGGTCCTGTCCCTGCTGGTGGCGCTGGGACGGTTCGGAGTCTTCGGGTGA